The DNA sequence tgatcattttaaaaatcccataaaattaaaagtgtttAATCCTCTATCTTATAGgacttaaaatataattttaccttctttttgttaaataaaaacattgtATCAAACATTATACggttataaaatcaaattaatacatCAAGTATGTTTCAATAACTAGCTAGTAATGGAATCAAAGATAAAGAATGACAGAGGATTTATACACTTATTACTTTcttaaacaagaaaacatgaaGAAAAGGCAAGTGGGAGGGTTGTGGTGGTAAATTAACGTGGGATGCACGTACAGTAAGGTGGTGGAGGACTAGGAGGTCTGCACCAGAAGGGTTATTAGTTccaaaaaatgagaatcaTCATAAGTTGGTTATAGAAATGGTTGCCTAACCAAACTCATCATACCTTCCTAATCATCAAATAGTTAGGACAGACTTTGCTTCTTTGCACAACTAAAtctctatttaaaaaaaaaatacaaatcaaaatgctatcataaaaattaaataatataaattacgaaactaaaaatacatttaactCTTAACGTTACGTGTCTTCATATATTACAGAGCTAGGTGCCGATATATGATTATGTGCCTCttgttatttataacttttgcTTGAGCAATCAATCAACATTTTGCAagattcttattcaaattaattagtttggtCAGATTGAAccaatataatacatttgtcaCGTGAATTGATtacttttttcaaactttaattaaattaaccaaTTGTATGAGAAGTATATtacttgtcatgtgattgatttaatttgtcGACCTAACCAAATATTAGATagaaatttttccaaaaatttcaaatgcaCATAACTCCGTTCGCCATCCTACGTGGCTGTTGAACCGCTAAGGTATTGACaggaaaaattcataattttttatttaaatgaactTATAAACTTGAACAGttgaaaagtaaaaacaaatacaaactATATCAGAAGCGTAGTGATGgacaaaatttgaattgggGGGCTTCATTCtaggaggaaaaagaaaaggaaaagaaagaaagaaatccaaaattttcatctcATTGTACTATTAATTGTTTCTTGTACTGTGTTGTTAAGAGGTTACATCAAACCAAAAATTGCAGTCTTCCATGGTTTCCTTAtggtagaataaaaaattaaagagcaCTTAACTTCAACTGCAAGAAACACCCTTTATTATTCTCCAAAGGTACATTACATGATGAATACCAAATACAGTTCAATTTTTGTGGGACAACACTTGTTTGGCACTCCCCTCTAAAATAGCACAACTCAAAAATTACTTACATttgcaaaatgaaaaaatataaagaattttcaatttctcctaaaaaaccaaaaattcatGACAAGTGTTGGCTGCTGTAACCCAGCTCGAGAGAAGCCACCACGGACTTGTATATCTCAAAAACCAGCCTGTTCTCAAACTCAGTCCTCGAATAGGCCATGGGCGCGCCGCGAGCTTTCGGGATCCTCTTCGCGCCGAACACACTGGAGGTGTTGGAGTAGCCGGCGCTGGCGGCGAACCTCAGCATCATGTTGATGTAAGCGTTTTTGAGTTTGTACCAGAGTTTGAAGGGCGAAGCAGCCAGCCTGATGAGGCGCAGCTTCGGAGCGAGCCTGAGGCGCCATGAGCGATTCCTGCCGGCTCCGAGCCTGGCTACTTTGAGGTTTCTTCTGTTTGTAGGTGACAATCTGTTGTAACCTCTTCTTCTCCACTGCCTCCTCAGACTTGCACTGAATGGGATGCTCATTTCCATTTTGCTCAATTCTATCTGTATATATTGcgtatgtgtgtgttgtgtgtgtttgtgagagagagagatggaatTTGAGGCAACATTTGTGGCAGATTTTATAAGGGGAGGGGGAAAAGAACACTATTGAGGTCAAGAAAGCCGGTATGACAATTTTCTTGACTGCGTAGTATTAAATTAGTGagagtatttattttaattattgatgatgataTAATGGTCAACTTTGAgctacatttattattttattttggtcaAAAATAAAACGCTGAAGAGTATgatttttagcaaattactaAGTAGAGAATAATCAGACAAGTACCTCTccgaaaataataataataataatagacatgtaagaaaagaattattcaATCATTCGAAAAATTCTAGCTCAAAAGCCGCTCAGTCAAAttctagaattttttttatacagcAAGTGCAATATatacttgtcatgtgattgacATGCATATTGATGTGGATAGACGATAGGTgcaatcacaaaataattaacatatttctATCACAATTTAGTGTtgtgtattatttttgcaCGTAAGTTAGTCCAGTCCCTATTTCggttctattattttttaactcacCACGTTGCataacataattttagaaaaaaattataattttagttcaatatattgattccattaaatttcttataaaaatcaGTAACGGCCCTCAAGATTGAACAAAGCTCGTGTCATGCACGTAATATTTCTCccaaaagtttaattataaaattcaggcattggattaaaattacaaatttcttGGAGCTATGAAATGCAATACAGCGAGtccaaaaataatgaaatcaaaattcaaaaaagtcTAACTTGTAGGACGTAAAATGTGTTTTTGGATCAAAGTAATACCCATGTTTTCATTACatatactataatattttaattttgaaaaggaCGACgtatgtaaattaaaatataataaaagattatGAGGTGTTAAGAAAATGGTAGTGAAATGATGGGCATGGCAtgtcatgtatatatatggactCTTCCCATCTCTATCTGCAGCTCCTCCAAGTTTGAACAGacaaagagtaataataatgtaattgatGGGTTCtacattaaattaaagtatattatCTACAACtcctaaaaattaaaattttcaggcCACCTGAAACTGCAAGTACTAAAACCttataccaaaataaattaaaataaaaagttatatgtTGCATATATAGAACTTTCTCTTTTCCCATTTTAGAAtagaaaaaatgtatttacatatatatataagaagtaAATGTAGATATCAGATTTAGTCGAATTCAATCAATTTACACGTTtagttttatgtaattattttgaatctgatcaaacttaatttaaattaaaaataattgtaatactTACTGTATAATTAGTTCTTAACTTATCAATTTGATTTGAGCTAAAGGCTGTCGTACACTTTTTACCGTGACACGTAGGTGACGAACTGTATGAGATTTACACGAGGGAACAAAAGGCTTTAATTCATTCACTAATCTCGGTAGTTGTGAAACATCTTCTAGGAATAGAACAAGAGGATCCGTGGCGCAATGGTAGCGCGTCTGACTCCAGATCAGAAGGTTGCGTGTTCGATTCACGTCGGGTTCAAACTCCCCGATTCAAGCGGTTCCCCAATACTTTTTGGGTCTGTCTGTCGCCCTTTCGGGCTTTGGGCTTCAATCACAAAGGTacgta is a window from the Sesamum indicum cultivar Zhongzhi No. 13 linkage group LG15, S_indicum_v1.0, whole genome shotgun sequence genome containing:
- the LOC105178343 gene encoding uncharacterized protein LOC105178343, with protein sequence MEMSIPFSASLRRQWRRRGYNRLSPTNRRNLKVARLGAGRNRSWRLRLAPKLRLIRLAASPFKLWYKLKNAYINMMLRFAASAGYSNTSSVFGAKRIPKARGAPMAYSRTEFENRLVFEIYKSVVASLELGYSSQHLS